TCACCAAACACCCAAGGGTTAACCGTGTAGTCTAACGGAATTGCATTTGGCCCAGTTGAGCCATGACTGAATATGACGGTAGGGAATGGCCCGTCCCCAGTAGGCTTAAACACTCGAGCTTCAAGCAGAATTTGTCCATCATCTTCTTGCAAGGGAATTTTGACGATATCACCATAGTTATTGGCGATAGCACTGGTAGACGCTACACAAACAGAGACGAGTAACGGTGGAAGGATCTTCATAACACCTTGCTCAATTTAGGAATTTGCGCCCATATTAAACAACTGAGCGCATATTATCTCCGAGCCACTAGTTAAAATTCGACCTAGTTAAAACAATCAGCAAGTTATCGACCACCAGCCACGTCGATAAAGGTGCCCGTGACATAAGATGCATCATCCGACAGCAGCCATGCAATCGCCTGTGCCGCCTCTTCTGCGCTGCCACCTCTCTGCATTGGTATGTTGGGAGCAAGGCGATCTACCCGGTTAGGTTCCCCACCATCTGCATGCATTTCAGTGTAGATAAAGCCTGGACGCACCGCATTGACACGAATACCTTCTGATGCAAGCTCTAATGATAGCCCTTTAGTAAGGGTATCCATGGCACCCTTTGACGCTGCATAATCTACATACTCAAATGGTGCGCCAATCCGAGAAGCCGCAGAAGAGACATTCACTATTGCTCCACTAGCATCTTGCTGGTTGATAAAGGCTTTTGAGCAGAGAAAACAACTGCCGACGTTAGACGCCATGATTTGATTAAAACGGGCATAGTCAATCTCTTTAAGCGGAGATTGGGTGGACAAGATCCCAGCATTGTTCACTAGATGAGTGACTCGCCCATACCGCTTAGATACTGCACTAAACAATTGCGAGACTTCCTCTTCGATGGAAACGTCCGCCTGAAAATGAAATGCTTCGCCGCCCTGGTCAAGGATATCTTGCACCACTTGCTCTGCACGAGTTTGGTTACTGAGGTAATTGACACACACAGCATACCCCTGCGTTGCCAGCAGCTTTGATGTCGCTGCGCCTATTCCGCGGCTACCACCCGTCACAATAGCAACTTTATCCATCTGAAATTCCTTATTCTTTTAGTGAGAGCTATTCATTAAAAAGCGGCCCTATATTAAGAACCTAACAAGCCCCGTGTAATCGCAACACGATTCTCCTTAATGTACTCAATATCATTGAGATAAGCGATTAAGTGACCCTGCTCTATATCTTGTGCAAACTGTTGATTGTCTTGAGCGGCTTGCTGGCGCATAAAATCAACTAAGGCTTGAAGGCGTTCAATCATGGCTGCCGCAAGTTGCTGACGCATCGATGTTGAGGCATCGTAACTGTCACAAAACAGCTTGGCACGAGCAATTTGGTCGTCAAGACTGCCTAGCTTATCGTTTGGGTCTGTTTTAAATGGTGACCAGCAGTAGATAGAATACGCAAGATCCCAAATTCTTGGCCCAGGGTGTGCGGTATCAAAGTCAAACACACCCGTCACTTCGTTGCCCTTTAATGCCACGTTATAAGGCGTAAAATCGCCGTGGCATATCACCTCAACGGGTGTTCTAACCTCTAACATCCAATCCATTTGCTCAATGTCATTCTGGTGAATAAAAGAGACCGTTGCATCGTGAAGGCTACGCAGAAGCTTGGCTGAAGAGATAATCGCTTGATCCGATGCAATAGCTCCTCGAAGTGGGTAGTTGTAACAGTCACCCTCGACATAAGAGAGCTTCTCATAAGGTCCATCAATGCCTAAAAACTGGGGGGATTGTAAAAAGTTTTGGGAGTGTAGGTGTTCAAGGACTCGATGAATTGTCGGGCTAAACCGCTGTGCTTTACGATAAATAACGTCTCCCTTGCGATATATTGCCGCTTCTCTTCCGCCAGAAAGTTCTTCCATAATTCTCCTAGTTGATTGTAAAAATTGGGCGCTAATTTATAGCACCCAATAATGTATTACTTGCAAAATGTATCCAAGTAGAGCGCCTCTACTTTATCTCTGGCCCACTGCGTACGACGCAAAAACTTCAGAGAAGATTTGATTGATGGATTGTTGTAAAAACAGTTGATCTGAATTTCAGCATCCAAGCCTTCCCATCCATAATGCTCCTGCAATCGCACCAACATCATTTCAAGCGTTACCCCATGCAGCGGGTTATTTGGTTGTTCTTGGCTCATCACAAAGTCCAGTTAGCCTCAATTAATGCGCCATACTACCTGAACTCCCACTAAAACACCTCATCACTTAGCTATTAACAGCTTCAATTTTGTTCCCATCAAGATCACGGACAAAAGCGGCGTAGTATGTTTCACCATATTCAGGCCGAAGCCCAGGCTTGCCTTCGCAAGTTGCACCATGGTTCAGGGCCACTTGGTAGAACTTATCAACCGCTTGCCTATCCGGCGCATTAAAAGCGATATGCACGCCATTACCTGCCGTTGGCCGCCCTTCTGTTGGCAAGCCAACCCAAAATTCGAACTGTTCACCATAGGCGATGGCAACACCTTCAATGCTATGGGTGCGCTTTATCGACAAAGTTTCTAATACGGCATCATAGAATGTGGCTGCTAAACCAACATCTTCTGTTCCCAAAGAAATATGATTTAAGATCATGAACCTACTCCATACCATCACTATCTGGCTAGAATATTCACCATCACTGCACTTTGACAAACCACTCAGAAAAATTTGAGAGTGATATCTAATCGGCCTTTAGTTTCACCGCAGTACCAAATGCCATAATTTCCGACGAGCCGTCCATGATTGCGCTGGTGGTAAATCGAATACCGACTATCGCATCTGCACCAAGATCATTAGCGTCGGAAACCAAACGTTGAATCGCCGTATTACGCGCTTCGGTCAACATCTCGGTATATCCCTTAAGTTCACCACCAACGATCCCTTTGAGACCTGCCATAATATCTCGGCCAATGTGTTTAGACTGCACGACGTTACCCGTCACTACGCCTAATACTGCTTCAATCTCACGGTTTGGTACATATTCTGTCGTTGTAAAAATCATTTATACCTCAGTGATTTGTTTTGATATATCAATTATCAATTCCTTTCGGGCCCAGCAGCTTTATATTGTGGTATGCCATCAGCGATAAGCTCCCAAGAAGCCTTGGAATCGACATAGATATGTCGACTTAGCGTCACCTCTGGGTCGCCATTGACGCACCCTAATGTCACACCGTGAACATTGCCGTCAAACACGCCAACTAAGGTCGACCCGCATATCGAGCAAAACTGTAAGCCAAATCCATGCTTCCCTACATAGGAGGTCAGCTTCTCTTCGCCAGTTACCCACTCGAATTCATCATCTTTGACCAAAGCATAAGCCGATGCCTGCGAACTAAATGCTTTACGACATCGTGAACAGTGACATGAGCGAGCATCATGAAGCTTGCCTGAGATCTTGTACGACACAGTGCCACAAAAGCACTCTCCAGTAATATCCATAATGCCCTCCCTTAATATTCAACTTACCTTTGGCATCAAGCCTAATCCATCTTAGTCACTTAAGATAAGCTCTGATGGGCTCGATCAGTGACCGATAAATGACCTCACATTATTAGCCACCAGCCGTCGCTACACGCCGCTTCTTGAGCCATTTCACCAAGCCAACTGCGGCAACCGTCAATAAAGCAAACCAATACAGTGTCGCCGACATGCTTTTGACCACCGTAAACCAAGAGGTCATCTCAACCAAATTCGCCGAAAGATCTGGGTAGCTCTGTAACATGGCATATATGCCAATATTTTCTAGGTAATCAAAAAGCGCCGAGAGTAGAGGTAAGGCTGACAGCCACAACCATCCATTACTTTGAAGTTGTGACTTATTTGCTACCCAATGAAATAGTAGGTAGTAACATACCGCAAATAGTGCTGGGTATAGAGTATCAAGCATAAGATGACGATAGTAAAAGGCTCGCCCCTCCTCTCCCAATCCATTCAATAGCGCCACCGCCATTTCATAGTTATAACCTGTGGGTGACATATCAAATATTTCCAAGCCAGATGCATAAGACATTAACTTAGGAATGGAATAGATAAGCATGAGCGAAAAAACAGCATTGGTCACAAAGAATAACACCAACACTAGCTTGCCTGACGGTTGATGAGCACGGGGAAACATCATAAGAAATCCTTAGTTTAAACATCCATATTTGACGAGTTGTCCCGCTCTTTTTAGTGAATGTATTTTGAAATAGGAGCTAACCTCATTCTACGTCAGTACTGAATGCAATTTTCGAATCTAAACTGAGAATTGGAATATAAATATGCTGATTGTGTGGTGAGAAGGTAACAGTGTTAGCTAACTCATACTGTTATAACTAGCAATTGCGAGCAGAACTAAGGCGATGATTACTCCCCCGACAACAGCCACTTTCGTTTTATCTGCCTCGGTTTTTTCACCCGAAGGGAACCGACCAAGAGTCAAAGACTTACACGTGACGTACCCGACGCCATAAGCAATAAAATCAATAATAAAAAACTGTACTGTAATCCTAACAAACCACGCAATGCCTTTTAGCACTGCATTAAATAACTCATCCATCAAATACTCTCGACTATTTAATTTCTTACCATACTTCCCTCAAGTTAAACCCAGTTGAGAGAAGTAATTATTTTTCTCGATTGGCCCTGGAATTTATAAACCACTGTTCAATGATTAATTGCATTTACTTTTTTCCATAGCCTGAGAGAGCTGTAATTCTCTTAAATACAGATAAAGCGGTAGCCCACATGAAACCCCAACAGTCAACGTGCCAAGAATAGCAAAATAACGCCACCTGACTTGATGACGATTGCCATCAACAATAATAAACCCAATTAATGCTGCCGCCGCAACTAAAATATCCAACCACGCTAGGGTACTGATTGGATTAGCAATCGCATCTTGTATTAATCGCCAGCCATCCAATCCATTCGTCGCTAGCCAAGGTACGAGCGCACCGTAAGGTAGTATCACACCAAGGATTGTTAATGCTAGGTAGAATTTCGTCATAAGTTTAAACTACCTCGAGACTATCGTATCTATTGAGAAATTCAACGGACTTCACCTTCCAGTGACATGTGCAAGACGCTGTTCTAGATCTTCAGCAGTACAGTAGCCTTGAGCTAGCGAGTACGCCTGATGGTTTTCGTCGACATAAAACAGTGCTGGAAAACCCCTTACCTGCAGTTGATGGGCAATATATAAATGCTGCTGAAATCGTGTTTCTGTCTCTTTGCTTTTAAGCGATTGATCAAAGGTCGTAGCATCGAGTCCAAAAGATGTAGCGCAGCCAATCAAAACTTCATCCAATGACGGATTTTTAGCTTGTTGGTAATAAGCAGCTTGGATTGCCTTAGCCATTTTTACTGAACTATTTTCTTCAAGAGATTCAGCTGCTATCACGGCTCGGCAAGCTTGGTAAGTGGATCTATACGGAGTGTTTACTCGCCAATAATCATGATTAAAGGTGACGCCGGCTCTAGATTCTATGTCATGCCAATACGATGCAATGGTTTGTTTAAGGCTTTCGTCCATTGGTTGGTCGGTATCTGGCGCTAATCCTCCCATAATCCAATCAATTTGAGCGGTTGGGTGCTGTGCAATTAGCTTATCTAACTCGGGTTGAAATCCATAACACCAGCCACACATAGGGTCCATCACGTAAACAAATCTCATCTTTGCTCCTAACTTACCAGTTGGTATTCAATTACATACAACTCGTCAGTGTTTGGGTATATTTCTCGAATTACCAGCTGTAGTTGCTCTAAGGTCATGTTTTCTTGGGTGGCATGAAAATCAGATAATTGTTCAAACAGAACGGGGGTAACAGAGACGATCTGCAAAGCGCAAAACCATCTCCCATCTTCAAATGCCGATACCTGAACGACCGAACCGGGTGCATAGTCCTTTTCAGCTGCATCTCGAATGGTAATCGTCTTTTTTCCTGACAAAATGTCACTCTCAAAGCGCTCAAAAAAGGTCATTTCAGTCAAACTCATATCAGCTCCAAACTCACTTACTTGTATTATGTGGGACGGTTTTCAATCGTCGTTTAATGCTTACTATCAAGCTTTAATAACATTGTGGTCGACCCAGAAAAGCCCAGCAGCCATTTTAAATATGGGAAATGTTCCACCTTGGTCGCAACGAATCCTTTGGTTTCGTAAAGCCTTTTGGCTCTTGGGTTACTGTCAATCACATCAAGCCGGACAGATTGATATCCTTCTTGCGTGGCGTAGGCAATAATCGCATCGAGCAACAACGAACCTATTCCGGCTCCTCGGCTGTCACTTTCAACCGCAATACCATCCATAACCAACTGATTTTTACTTGCCGCTCTTTCATACAAGCCAAAAATAGCGCATGCCCTTAACCCACTCCACAAACCAAGGTGATTAATCAGACCCTGCGCATCGATTCCACCCGTCAGTGAGCCTGACGTAACATTAAAACCCGCTAACCCTACTATTCGACCATCTTTAATGGCAACAAAGGAGAAGTCCGGTTGAAAACTTTTTGCAAGTATTTCAATACGCTGAGCTCTACTAGGGATCGCGAGCAGAAATTTGCGTCCAAAGGCCTCTTCGTAGAGCTGAGCCACTTTTATTGCGTGTACTCTGCTCCAACCTTGTTCAATAGATATATCCTTCATAAAAGCCACCTACTCACTGTCAATCATGCAGTTCATCTAAGTAAAGCGAAACCCATCAGGGTAGGAATGGAATCCATCAAAGTCCCCTTTACTCAACGCAACGTTATGCGCCCTTGCAATGGCGTAAACCATACTTTGATGAAACATGAAATTAGGAATGATATATCGAAAGATATAGCTGCTTTGAGGTAAGTTAACCTGATTAAAACCGGCTTTGTCTGAAAGGGTTATGCTGTCGTCTAACTCATCAATTTTTGGAAGGCTTTTTAACTGGAGTTGGATTTCAGCCAGCATGGCTTGAATCGACGACTTGTCTAGGGTGGAAGGTTCAACCAATTCAACACTTTTCCCAACTAGCGGGTAATAACCTCGAATCAGAAAATTCGCCGCAACTTGTGCCTGCACACCCAATGGGAACATCCCTTCAACGAGAGTTTCCCCAAATAGGTCTACAGGTACTTTTTCAATAACGGTAGATAGTTGGTCAAGATAACCGATAAATAGTGACTGAATTGAACTGTCCATCACATCTCCATGTGTTACACCGACAATGAAGTGTCAGTGTAACCATGTGAGTGAGATTAATACAAACTAACGTTTATTCAATTACCTGAGTGTACCTAAAGTGCAACAACTGCCTCTATCTCAATCTGAAGGTCCGGGTGTATTAGCCTAGAAACTTCGGTGGAAAGGCCGAAAGATATCCTTTACGCACCGGTTTCAGCGTACATACGTTAGCCATAACCACGAAAAACAAGCTACAGATGTTCGCCCAAAAAATTCAACAAATCGCCAACAAACAGAGCTATTACCTGTAAGAATAAACTTGATAGTGTTAGTCACCAATTTGATGAATCATGCAGAATTTTGCTTTTAAAGTAATAGCTCTAACCCTATGATTGCGCCTCACAAATAATATCAGTTCAGCGAACATCTCAATGAAGAACAATAAAAAGCTTTTATCACTAGCAGTGACCATCGGCCTGACATGCGCCTCTCAACACGTTAACGCAGCAGGATTTCAGCTCGCTGAATACTCAGCGACGGGTCTAGGGAGAGCCTATGCCGGAGAAGCGGCGATAGCAGACAATGCAAGCGCACAATGGCGCAACCCAGCCATGCTTATGTATTTGGAAGGCACGCAGATTTCGACAGGTGCTATCTACGTAAACCCAAATATAGATATCTCTGGCCAAGTTGATCATCAAACTCTCGGTAAGACCACAACCGCGAACGCTAATGATTTTGCTGATGATGCGGTCATCCCTAATCTTTACATCTCGCACCGATATTCAGACAAATTGGCAGTCGGTTTTGCGCTGAGCACCAATTACGGCATGAAAACTGACCTTGGCACTGACTTTGCGGCATCTCACTTTGGCAATGAAGCGAGTATTACCACAATGGAAGCTAACCTCAACTTGGCCTACCAAGTGTCTCAGCAGTTAAGCCTTGGTGGTGGCCTTCGTTACGTCACTGGTGAAGGAAACTTTGGTGCAACGGCACCGGCCACAAACATTGTCGGCCAACACCCGACTACCGGAGCACCTATCTCCGTACCACAAGGCACCACCTTGAAATACATGGAAGGCGATGACACCTCTTGGGGATGGCAAGTCGGTGCAGCTTGGCAGATCAACGACGACAATCGTCTTGGCTTTGCCTACAAATCTGAAGTAATGATGGACTTCAAAGGCTTTGCCAAAGGATTAACCTACGGCGACCATAAACCAGGCAAACTCTCTATCGCTCTACCAGCGACTGCCGAAATTGCGAGTTTCCATCAGCTAAATGAACAACTTGCCGTTCATGCCAGTGTAAACTGGACCGACTGGAGCTCCTTTAAAGAACTGCGAGCGGAGTTTGATGATGGCAGCTCTGACCTTATTAAGTCTGAAAATTGGAAAGACAACTATCGCTTTGCCGTGGGTGCGACTTATCAAATAGACCCAGCAATTGCCTTACGTTCTGGTATTGCCTACGACACCTCTGCGGTGTCTGATGCAAACCGAACAGCCACAATCCCAGAGACTGACCGTACATGGTTAAGCGTGGGTGCAACCTACCAAGCAAGTAAATCACTTTTGCTTGATTTAGGTGCAACGTACATTATCGCAAAAGATGCCTCTGTTAATGAGCCTCGTGATGCCTCGGACCAAACTGCGGCGGCTATTGGTGGCGCCTTTACAGGTGAGGTATCAGGTAGCGTATGGTTGATTGGATTGCAAGCTAACTACACTTTCTAACTCGGTAACTACTATCGATGAAACAAAGGCTTGGCACTATCCAAGCCTTCTTTATCCTATTGATGCAAAGATAACTTGGGCCCGCAGCCAGCAGGATAACATTTCTCTACTCTCCCCCGTTGGCCAAGATCTTTTACTTAAACCGTTACGAATCAACTAATATGAAAAGGTTCATCATTCATTTCAAGCAATTCCAGCACAAAGGGCTGTTGTTTCAATATCGAGGATAAGCCACCAACATGAGCACTTTGATTAACGCA
This portion of the Vibrio sp. SCSIO 43136 genome encodes:
- a CDS encoding DUF2834 domain-containing protein, producing the protein MTKFYLALTILGVILPYGALVPWLATNGLDGWRLIQDAIANPISTLAWLDILVAAAALIGFIIVDGNRHQVRWRYFAILGTLTVGVSCGLPLYLYLRELQLSQAMEKSKCN
- a CDS encoding outer membrane protein transport protein, which gives rise to MKNNKKLLSLAVTIGLTCASQHVNAAGFQLAEYSATGLGRAYAGEAAIADNASAQWRNPAMLMYLEGTQISTGAIYVNPNIDISGQVDHQTLGKTTTANANDFADDAVIPNLYISHRYSDKLAVGFALSTNYGMKTDLGTDFAASHFGNEASITTMEANLNLAYQVSQQLSLGGGLRYVTGEGNFGATAPATNIVGQHPTTGAPISVPQGTTLKYMEGDDTSWGWQVGAAWQINDDNRLGFAYKSEVMMDFKGFAKGLTYGDHKPGKLSIALPATAEIASFHQLNEQLAVHASVNWTDWSSFKELRAEFDDGSSDLIKSENWKDNYRFAVGATYQIDPAIALRSGIAYDTSAVSDANRTATIPETDRTWLSVGATYQASKSLLLDLGATYIIAKDASVNEPRDASDQTAAAIGGAFTGEVSGSVWLIGLQANYTF
- a CDS encoding GFA family protein, which translates into the protein MDITGECFCGTVSYKISGKLHDARSCHCSRCRKAFSSQASAYALVKDDEFEWVTGEEKLTSYVGKHGFGLQFCSICGSTLVGVFDGNVHGVTLGCVNGDPEVTLSRHIYVDSKASWELIADGIPQYKAAGPERN
- a CDS encoding DsbA family protein, yielding MRFVYVMDPMCGWCYGFQPELDKLIAQHPTAQIDWIMGGLAPDTDQPMDESLKQTIASYWHDIESRAGVTFNHDYWRVNTPYRSTYQACRAVIAAESLEENSSVKMAKAIQAAYYQQAKNPSLDEVLIGCATSFGLDATTFDQSLKSKETETRFQQHLYIAHQLQVRGFPALFYVDENHQAYSLAQGYCTAEDLEQRLAHVTGR
- a CDS encoding heavy metal-binding domain-containing protein yields the protein MIFTTTEYVPNREIEAVLGVVTGNVVQSKHIGRDIMAGLKGIVGGELKGYTEMLTEARNTAIQRLVSDANDLGADAIVGIRFTTSAIMDGSSEIMAFGTAVKLKAD
- a CDS encoding aminoglycoside phosphotransferase family protein, whose product is MEELSGGREAAIYRKGDVIYRKAQRFSPTIHRVLEHLHSQNFLQSPQFLGIDGPYEKLSYVEGDCYNYPLRGAIASDQAIISSAKLLRSLHDATVSFIHQNDIEQMDWMLEVRTPVEVICHGDFTPYNVALKGNEVTGVFDFDTAHPGPRIWDLAYSIYCWSPFKTDPNDKLGSLDDQIARAKLFCDSYDASTSMRQQLAAAMIERLQALVDFMRQQAAQDNQQFAQDIEQGHLIAYLNDIEYIKENRVAITRGLLGS
- a CDS encoding SDR family oxidoreductase, which gives rise to MDKVAIVTGGSRGIGAATSKLLATQGYAVCVNYLSNQTRAEQVVQDILDQGGEAFHFQADVSIEEEVSQLFSAVSKRYGRVTHLVNNAGILSTQSPLKEIDYARFNQIMASNVGSCFLCSKAFINQQDASGAIVNVSSAASRIGAPFEYVDYAASKGAMDTLTKGLSLELASEGIRVNAVRPGFIYTEMHADGGEPNRVDRLAPNIPMQRGGSAEEAAQAIAWLLSDDASYVTGTFIDVAGGR
- a CDS encoding DUF1993 family protein, which produces MDSSIQSLFIGYLDQLSTVIEKVPVDLFGETLVEGMFPLGVQAQVAANFLIRGYYPLVGKSVELVEPSTLDKSSIQAMLAEIQLQLKSLPKIDELDDSITLSDKAGFNQVNLPQSSYIFRYIIPNFMFHQSMVYAIARAHNVALSKGDFDGFHSYPDGFRFT
- a CDS encoding VOC family protein produces the protein MILNHISLGTEDVGLAATFYDAVLETLSIKRTHSIEGVAIAYGEQFEFWVGLPTEGRPTAGNGVHIAFNAPDRQAVDKFYQVALNHGATCEGKPGLRPEYGETYYAAFVRDLDGNKIEAVNS
- the yqfB gene encoding N(4)-acetylcytidine aminohydrolase — protein: MTFFERFESDILSGKKTITIRDAAEKDYAPGSVVQVSAFEDGRWFCALQIVSVTPVLFEQLSDFHATQENMTLEQLQLVIREIYPNTDELYVIEYQLVS
- a CDS encoding VF530 family protein; its protein translation is MSQEQPNNPLHGVTLEMMLVRLQEHYGWEGLDAEIQINCFYNNPSIKSSLKFLRRTQWARDKVEALYLDTFCK
- a CDS encoding GNAT family N-acetyltransferase — protein: MKDISIEQGWSRVHAIKVAQLYEEAFGRKFLLAIPSRAQRIEILAKSFQPDFSFVAIKDGRIVGLAGFNVTSGSLTGGIDAQGLINHLGLWSGLRACAIFGLYERAASKNQLVMDGIAVESDSRGAGIGSLLLDAIIAYATQEGYQSVRLDVIDSNPRAKRLYETKGFVATKVEHFPYLKWLLGFSGSTTMLLKLDSKH